In Halarcobacter bivalviorum, a genomic segment contains:
- a CDS encoding TetR/AcrR family transcriptional regulator → MSPRKINKEEKRREIALSCSDLIHEVGMKKLTVAEVAKTAGIGKGTIYEYFENKEDIIFEIINMHIEQHHEEFTKEVAKLNTIEDKFELFFDFVLNNSEENMKHFNGYKEFLSIVLAEENPSMKEFNCEKNEFFGGELIKILEDSIKKGEIKEDALNLADGILTYHKGLALRKMSQANFDVRADYEKFIGTILQLIEIKK, encoded by the coding sequence GTGAGCCCAAGAAAAATAAATAAAGAAGAGAAAAGAAGAGAGATTGCACTATCTTGTTCTGATTTAATTCATGAAGTTGGAATGAAAAAACTTACTGTTGCTGAGGTTGCGAAAACAGCAGGAATAGGTAAGGGTACTATCTATGAATATTTTGAAAACAAAGAAGATATTATTTTTGAAATTATAAATATGCATATAGAACAGCACCATGAAGAGTTTACAAAAGAGGTTGCAAAGTTAAATACTATTGAAGATAAATTTGAACTATTTTTTGATTTTGTATTAAATAATTCAGAAGAAAACATGAAACACTTCAATGGATATAAAGAGTTTTTATCGATTGTTTTAGCAGAAGAAAACCCATCAATGAAAGAGTTTAATTGTGAGAAAAATGAATTTTTTGGTGGAGAACTAATTAAAATTTTAGAAGATTCTATAAAAAAAGGTGAGATAAAAGAGGATGCTCTTAACTTAGCAGATGGAATTTTAACTTATCATAAAGGACTTGCTCTAAGAAAAATGAGTCAAGCGAATTTCGATGTTAGAGCAGATTATGAAAAGTTTATTGGAACTATTTTACAGCTAATTGAGATTAAAAAATGA
- a CDS encoding efflux RND transporter periplasmic adaptor subunit — translation MIKKLLSLTIFSASLFAMGGPSLVETSKIVKSEVNPLQEFVGTIKFDKKSVLAAQNSGVVKAINFEVGDKVKKNKTLVQIDADILNAQVESARANATTTKKDYERYTKLLEQKSISQKEFDDVKLKYITAKSTLKELEIQAIKKQIKAPYNAVVVERHIDLGEWVNAGTPLLTVVNTSKVEITFNIPLSVVNGLKKDDVYEVTVANSSLKARLLAAIPAGDKVTRTFPVKFKADIKDEFVFDGQEAKVSLSKNGKTEALVVPRDAVIKRFGQNVVFTVTDKMTAYMTPVQIVGYLGDKIAIAAEGLHEGMDVVKKGNERVFPDSPVKVLNK, via the coding sequence ATGATAAAAAAATTATTAAGTTTAACTATTTTTTCTGCTTCACTTTTTGCTATGGGAGGTCCTTCTTTAGTAGAGACTTCAAAAATTGTAAAATCAGAAGTTAACCCTTTACAAGAGTTTGTTGGAACTATTAAGTTTGATAAAAAGTCAGTATTAGCTGCACAAAACTCTGGTGTTGTAAAAGCAATCAATTTTGAAGTTGGAGACAAAGTAAAGAAAAATAAGACTCTTGTTCAAATTGATGCAGATATTTTAAATGCACAAGTTGAATCAGCAAGAGCAAATGCAACAACAACTAAAAAAGATTATGAGAGATATACAAAGTTATTAGAGCAAAAATCTATCTCTCAAAAAGAGTTTGATGATGTAAAACTAAAATATATTACTGCAAAAAGTACTTTAAAAGAATTAGAAATTCAAGCTATAAAAAAGCAAATTAAAGCTCCATATAATGCTGTTGTAGTTGAAAGACATATTGACTTAGGTGAATGGGTAAATGCAGGAACACCTCTTTTAACAGTAGTAAATACTTCTAAAGTAGAAATTACTTTTAATATTCCTTTATCAGTAGTTAATGGCTTAAAAAAAGATGATGTTTATGAAGTAACAGTTGCAAATAGTAGTTTAAAAGCAAGATTACTTGCTGCTATTCCAGCAGGAGATAAAGTAACAAGAACTTTTCCTGTTAAATTTAAAGCAGATATAAAAGATGAATTTGTATTTGATGGTCAAGAAGCAAAAGTAAGCCTTTCTAAAAATGGTAAAACTGAAGCTTTAGTTGTACCAAGAGATGCTGTTATTAAAAGATTTGGACAAAATGTTGTATTTACGGTTACAGATAAAATGACAGCATATATGACACCAGTACAGATTGTAGGTTATCTTGGAGATAAAATTGCAATTGCTGCGGAAGGTTTACACGAAGGTATGGATGTAGTAAAAAAAGGGAATGAAAGAGTATTCCCTGACTCTCCTGTAAAAGTATTAAATAAATAG
- a CDS encoding efflux RND transporter permease subunit, producing the protein MDLIKFSIKNPVTIIVSVLIVVLFGFLSLSKLPYQLTPTVTKPEIKITTVWPGATPYEIEREIIEEQEDTLKSLNNLIEYESSSKDDYGEVTLTFKLGTDLRAALQDVSNKLNEVSSYPSDVEEPVIETATASPVIWMMLQTLDNNTRHIDEYKTFFEDEIKPVIRRVDGVSGTMGGGGREQEMQIEFDVNKLASYGLTIPQVINILQNENVDVSAGLQNLERRSYRIRTVHKFKSIKDIEEVILISNREQRVRVKDIAKVNFGYETPSTVAMFLGKDGIFLGVQPSSEVNVVKLTNDVEKIVNELNAGILKDNGLKIHWIYDERPYIVGSVDLVQQNIIIGGILAVLILIIFLRSISPTAVVSVAIPISIIGTFIILSAMGRSLNTISLAGISFAVGMLVDAAIVVLENIDRHRKAGESISEAAYKGASEVWGALIASALTTIAVFLPIIFLEDEAGQLFKDIAIAVTSAVTFSLFVSIAVIPMLWKKFASFSKKEIKESGKIVEIGHKAVNIIMSVVNLSLKDVKSKVITILSLAIFSVGTIYLLFPKLDYLPQGNKNLIFNILIAPPGLSYEERYEMGAYLMKGIEPHVNKDVVDIPGLNRAFYISFGDFNLFGGTSVHEDRARDLIPMFAPLVNSMPSIFGVSIQSGVFEDGIGEGNNVNIDISGEKIEDIANVGAQLFGATMQTLQGSQVRPVPSVELLYPEVRLKPNQDALRALGLSSKDLGVTVDVLMDGRKIGDFEQEGKKKIDLVLKADDEMIKSPEDILASQIALPNSSLVPVSSLATTEFTTGISEIRHLDGKRTITLQVTPPQGMTIEEAMKIIGGMLEGMKTQGMIPSSVEIGMSGTADKLTETIGLLLGNFILALVIVYLLMASLFGNFLYPIVIMFTVPLATAGGFIGLALTNTFIAPQTLDILTMLGFIILVGIVVNNAILIVHQSLNYIRNKGMEHKQAVIEATRTRVRPIYMSSMTSVFGMLPLVLIPGPGSEFYRGLGSVITGGLAFSTIFTIFVTPALLMFFIKLEQRVKNKKSKEPVDVSKS; encoded by the coding sequence ATGGATTTAATTAAGTTTTCCATAAAAAACCCAGTAACAATAATAGTTTCTGTACTAATAGTAGTATTATTTGGTTTTTTATCATTGTCAAAACTTCCTTATCAATTAACTCCTACAGTAACTAAACCTGAGATTAAAATTACTACGGTTTGGCCTGGAGCAACTCCCTATGAAATAGAGAGGGAAATTATTGAAGAGCAAGAAGATACCCTAAAAAGTTTAAATAACTTAATAGAATATGAATCAAGTTCAAAAGATGATTATGGAGAAGTTACACTAACTTTTAAATTAGGAACAGATTTAAGAGCTGCTTTACAAGATGTATCAAATAAATTAAATGAAGTAAGTTCATATCCTAGTGATGTAGAAGAACCTGTAATAGAAACAGCAACAGCAAGTCCTGTTATTTGGATGATGTTACAAACTTTAGATAATAACACAAGACATATTGATGAATATAAAACATTTTTTGAAGATGAAATCAAACCAGTTATTAGAAGAGTTGACGGTGTTTCTGGAACTATGGGTGGTGGAGGAAGAGAACAAGAGATGCAAATTGAGTTTGATGTTAACAAACTTGCTTCTTATGGTCTTACTATTCCTCAAGTTATAAATATTTTACAAAATGAGAATGTAGATGTATCTGCAGGACTTCAAAATTTAGAAAGACGTTCTTATAGAATTAGAACAGTACATAAATTTAAAAGTATAAAAGATATTGAAGAGGTTATTTTAATCTCAAATAGAGAACAAAGAGTAAGAGTAAAAGATATAGCAAAAGTAAATTTTGGATATGAAACTCCAAGTACTGTTGCTATGTTCTTAGGAAAAGATGGTATTTTTTTAGGTGTTCAACCAAGTTCTGAAGTAAATGTTGTAAAACTAACAAATGATGTAGAAAAAATAGTAAATGAATTAAATGCAGGTATTTTAAAAGATAATGGCTTAAAAATTCATTGGATTTATGATGAGAGACCATATATTGTTGGTTCTGTTGATTTAGTTCAACAAAATATTATTATTGGTGGTATTTTAGCCGTTCTTATTTTAATAATCTTTTTAAGAAGTATTTCTCCTACAGCAGTTGTTTCTGTAGCTATTCCAATTTCTATTATTGGAACATTTATTATTCTTTCTGCAATGGGAAGAAGTTTAAATACTATTTCGCTTGCAGGTATCTCTTTTGCTGTTGGTATGCTGGTCGATGCTGCTATTGTTGTTTTAGAAAATATTGATAGACATAGAAAAGCAGGGGAGAGTATTTCAGAAGCTGCTTATAAAGGTGCAAGTGAAGTATGGGGAGCTTTAATAGCTTCTGCTCTTACAACTATTGCTGTTTTCTTACCTATTATCTTCTTAGAAGATGAAGCAGGACAACTATTTAAAGATATTGCAATTGCTGTAACATCAGCTGTAACCTTCTCTTTATTTGTTTCAATTGCAGTTATTCCAATGCTTTGGAAAAAGTTTGCTTCTTTTTCTAAAAAAGAGATAAAAGAGAGTGGAAAAATAGTTGAAATAGGACATAAAGCAGTTAATATAATTATGTCAGTAGTAAATCTATCACTTAAAGATGTTAAATCAAAAGTAATTACTATTTTATCATTAGCTATTTTTTCTGTGGGAACAATTTATCTTCTATTTCCTAAGCTTGATTATTTACCACAAGGAAATAAGAATTTAATTTTTAATATCTTAATTGCTCCTCCTGGTTTATCATATGAAGAAAGATATGAGATGGGTGCATACTTAATGAAAGGTATAGAACCACATGTAAATAAAGATGTAGTCGATATTCCTGGTTTAAATAGAGCTTTTTATATCTCTTTTGGAGATTTTAATCTTTTTGGTGGAACATCTGTTCATGAAGATAGAGCAAGAGACTTAATTCCTATGTTTGCTCCACTTGTGAATTCTATGCCTTCTATTTTTGGTGTATCTATTCAATCAGGAGTTTTTGAAGATGGAATTGGAGAAGGAAATAATGTAAATATTGATATCTCAGGTGAAAAGATTGAAGATATTGCAAATGTAGGAGCACAGCTTTTTGGTGCAACAATGCAGACTTTACAAGGAAGTCAAGTTCGACCAGTACCATCAGTTGAGTTACTTTATCCTGAAGTAAGGTTAAAGCCCAATCAGGATGCATTAAGAGCTTTAGGTCTTAGTTCTAAAGATTTAGGAGTAACTGTTGATGTTCTAATGGATGGAAGAAAAATTGGTGATTTTGAACAAGAGGGTAAAAAGAAAATAGATTTAGTATTAAAAGCTGATGATGAGATGATTAAATCTCCTGAAGATATTTTAGCTTCTCAAATAGCTTTACCTAACTCTTCTTTAGTTCCTGTTTCATCTTTGGCTACAACAGAGTTTACTACAGGTATTAGTGAAATTAGACACCTAGATGGGAAAAGAACAATTACTCTTCAAGTAACTCCTCCTCAAGGTATGACTATTGAAGAGGCAATGAAGATTATTGGTGGAATGCTTGAGGGAATGAAAACTCAAGGAATGATTCCTTCATCAGTAGAAATTGGAATGTCAGGAACAGCAGATAAGTTAACTGAGACAATAGGTTTACTTTTAGGAAACTTTATATTAGCCTTAGTTATTGTTTATTTACTTATGGCATCACTATTTGGAAACTTTTTATATCCAATAGTTATTATGTTTACAGTTCCTTTAGCAACAGCAGGTGGGTTTATTGGTCTTGCTTTAACAAATACCTTTATTGCCCCACAAACTTTGGATATTTTAACTATGCTTGGATTTATTATTTTAGTTGGTATTGTTGTAAATAATGCAATTTTAATAGTTCACCAAAGTTTAAATTATATAAGAAATAAAGGAATGGAACATAAACAAGCAGTAATTGAAGCTACAAGAACAAGGGTTCGACCTATTTATATGTCTTCAATGACTTCTGTTTTTGGTATGTTACCTTTAGTTTTAATTCCAGGACCAGGAAGTGAGTTTTATAGAGGTTTAGGTTCTGTTATTACAGGTGGATTAGCCTTCTCAACTATCTTTACAATTTTTGTTACTCCTGCACTTTTAATGTTTTTCATTAAGTTAGAGCAAAGAGTTAAAAATAAAAAGAGTAAAGAGCCTGTTGATGTTAGTAAATCATAA
- a CDS encoding DUF2798 domain-containing protein, which yields MINPKYRRLTFAFFMSLFMSFIMSMVITFINLGFIDGFIGKWMEAFVKAFICAFPIVFFVAPMVQKITNKLIKEEK from the coding sequence ATGATAAACCCAAAGTATAGAAGGCTAACTTTTGCCTTTTTTATGTCTTTATTTATGAGCTTTATTATGAGCATGGTTATTACCTTTATAAATCTAGGTTTTATTGATGGATTTATAGGTAAATGGATGGAAGCATTTGTAAAAGCCTTTATATGTGCTTTTCCAATAGTATTTTTTGTTGCTCCTATGGTACAGAAAATTACAAATAAATTAATTAAAGAGGAAAAATAA